The Raphanus sativus cultivar WK10039 chromosome 2, ASM80110v3, whole genome shotgun sequence DNA segment TCTGATTTTAATCACATATTTCGtatctatttattatattagttataaaaagtttataatcagtctgaaattgaaaatatatatttatatttccgTTTATAAAGGAATGTAAAAAAGGAAGATACTAAGGTGTaaacttaattaaattttatagtatCATTTATTGGTAAGCTAGATTATAGGAAGTAGTTTGGATTAAAAGAAGAATGAATtcgatttttaaataattagtcATTTTTCATAATCaaagataatttatttaattttttttggtattgaATTGTAAATATTGTGTAAGTTTAAGAGTTAACCTAAACTTAGATAAAATAAACATAGCTACTAAAGAAACACACTCAAAATAGTTTTGGATTTATAGTTCAAGCCTTTTGgttaattcaaattttcaaaaatcaaaacagtGCAATTTAGTTAATTCTAACCACAATAGTTATGATGTGAATTCTAGGTTGCATGGAATCGGAAATGAATACGCAGAAACGAGACGTTTTGAAACACGGaaacatgatttatttttttaagaatgataatgttaataattaatatgtatatacatatataattaactgATATATGAGTAcaattatttttctgtttagtatatcaaagaataaaaattgacaaataacaattttatgttaagtatataaaaatgaaaaaaatataatagttaaacatcaaaatcatatcaaaattttaaaatagcaGATATCCAATACTTAAATATTGAGTagcttaactcaaaataaagatacaagttacaaaatttgttttaaaaagcaTTTTTCACatttccaaaacaaaattacaaGCTTCTAAAGTGGAAACGCAAGTCTCCATtcagtttttaaaatacaattttcaaaaacgAGTTTCTAATGAGTTTTTACGAGTTTCCAAAAGATTTTGATTCCAAAACTTTTTTGAAACGTATCTATATCTGAATTTTCATGCAACCTATGTGAATGTTTAAGAAATATTATGTTTACAATATCgggaaatattttatttattaaagatCAAAATAAATTGTAgtgataattttaattttatagaaaaaccgCGGCGTAGCGCGGGTGATTATCTAGTAAAAGTAGTTTCTCCAATCATGTGAATCTCAAACGTTAACCTGCAAGCAATAATACCATTGCTTTTAAAACTGTCATGGTCAAgttctctgtttttttgttaaatcgAATGTTAGACCAAAATCATCATTGTTTTCAACTGGTAACTCAAACCAAAAAAgtcaattttaattttcatttgcaATTTCTCCAAAAAGATtccattttataaaagaaattgcACGTTGTCATCTCATTTCTGTTAAATCAAATGTTAGACCTAATCATCATTCTTTTCAACTTgcttctttatattttatattgaaaaaatgtcaacaactcaaaacaaaaataaaataaaaagtcaattttgattttcttttgcaatcatttaaaaaaatattatttttttctaaaaaaaattgcacGTTGTCATCATCTCAATCTAAGATATTTGTCGTATTAATTACTTAGTCGTCACGCTTAACTAATTGGACACAATTAATGATTCTACCGAACTTTTCTAGTGGTTAATATCATAGAAGGTAAGGTATCAATGGCAGTTTTAGTGTTAAACCGGTCTAAACCAACTAAAATCAGTTAATAACCGGTCTGCATTTCGGTTTTAAACCTCATTGTTGTCAACAAAGGGCTAAAGgtgcttgattttttttttttttttttgcttcttccGCATTCACTCAATCAGATTAGTTAAGATTCCAATCCAACCAAGTCACTCTCGGAGGCAAAATCTCGATTCTGGTGTCAAGGGTTCCCCCATCTCGAGAATTTGGATGCGTAAGTGTGGTTTTTTCTGTATAATTAGAGACCTCTGTGATCatcttttctctgttttttttatggTTCCGACACGATCCATCTGATTACAATACTTGTCTTGTCTTGTGGTGTATGACCTGTTTTCTATCGAAAGATTCCATCTTTGATCAAAATCTCTGAGACCCGCTTCCTCGTTTTCTCGTCTTTTTTCCTGATTACAGTTGTGTCTAGAACAGAGTAAGAACACCGAGATCGGTCTTGATCGgtttgaatctccttgattctGCATCTGATCATATCGAGACAGTCTTGTAATAAAAGTCAATTCCTTTTTTAAAGCATCTGGAGAGATTGATTATTTAGCAAAACAATGTCTGATCTCAAGGAGCGTTTGCTTCCACCAAGACCTGCCTCAGCTATAAACCTCAGAGGAGACACAGCAGCAGCGTCACGCCCTTCTGCATCAGGGAGACAACCTCTCCTCGGAGTAGTCGACGTCACGGGTCTCAAGAAGCGTGGACAAGGTCTCAAGTCCTGGATCCGCGTCGACACTTTCGCCAACACGCAGGTCATCGAGGTCGACAAGTTCTCTATGATGCGCAGATGCGACTTGCCGGCACGTGACTTGCGCCTGCTCGATCCTCTCTTCGTGTATCCCTCGACTATCTTAGGGAGAGAGAGGGCCATCGTTGTTAACTTGGAGCAGATCCGCTGTATCATCACCGCGGACGAGGTTCTGCTGCTGAACTCTTTGGATAGCTACGTGCTTCGGTACGTGGTCGAGCTCCAGCAGAGGCTCAAGGCGAGTGCTGTAGGCGAGGTTTGGAGTCAGGACAGCAACGAACTCGTCAGGAGGAGGAATAGAGACAGCAATaacaatgtcttgtttcagAACTCGTCTCCTGATTATTTGCCTTTCGAGTTTAGGGCTCTCGAGATCGCCCTCGAAGCTGCTTGTACCTTCCTTGACTCCCAAGCTTCGGAGCTGGAGATCGAGGCGTATCCTTTGTTGGACGAGCTTACCTCGAAGATCAGTACTCTGAACTTGGAGCGTGTGCGTAGGCTTAAGAGCAGGCTCGTGGCGTTGACGAGAAGAGTTCAGAAGGTGAGGGATGAGATTGAACAGTTGATGGACGATGATGGGGATATGGCTGAGATGTATCtaacggagaagaagaagaggatggaAGGATCTTTGTATGGTGATCAGTCTTTACCAAACGATGGTCTCTCTTTCTCTGCGCCGGTCTCTCCTGTTTCCTCTCCTCCTAGTTCCAGGAGACTTGAGAAAAGCTTGAGCATTGCGAGGAGCAGGCATGACAGTGCAAAAAGCAGCTCGGAAAGCGCAACTGAGAATATAgaagagctggagatgttgctGGAAGCATACTTTGTCGTCATTGACAGCACTCTCAACAAGCTAACCTcagtaaaaacataaaaaacacCACTCCTTTTGTAATTTATTCATTATCTTTGTTTAATCCTCTGTTTTTCTCAGTTGAAGGAGTACATTGATGATACTGAAGATTTCATCAACATTCAATTGGTATATTATACCCTTTTCAAATCTTGATGATGCTTTTATACCTTTTGTTTTTGCTTAGAATCTATGATGTATGGTGGTGTTTGCAGGATAACGTGAGGAATCAGCTGATACAGTTTGAGCTGCTGCTGACTACAGCGACGTTTGTTGTGGCCATCTTTGGGGTTGTGGCAGGGGTATTTGGGATGAATTTTGAGATAGATTTCTTTGAACAGCCTGGTGCATTTAAATGGGTTTTGGCCATTACCGGAGTCTGTGGGGTTCTTGTGTTTTTGGCGTTCCTATGGTTCTACAAACGTAGAAGGCTCATGCCTCTGTGAGTGACATAACTGTCCCCAGAGATTTTCTAATTATTGttgcttttttatttaaatcatctGTGACCTTCACAAGATTGGAAACAGTGTTTCTAGAATAGGATATCATGAGAATGAAGCTTTTAACTTTGAGTCATTATCTATCTCCCTCCATTGCTCTTCTTGCTCTCATTTCCCATCTTGGTCGTTCCGACAACAACTACGAATCAGTCAGGTAGGTGTTTGATTTACGACCATCTTAAGTGGGCTTTTTATTTACTTAAGCCCATTAACAATGGAACCATCATCTTCCTCGTGTCTCACACAAGACCCAACGAAAGAACAGATTTTTCAAATAAACCATTCCGAAACCTCTCTCACTCCCAATGAGCTATGGCTGCGATCGTTGCGATTGCTAGGAAGCTAACCCGTACGCCACAGCTCTGGATTGTTCAACGCGCAGCGTCGAGATCGTTTTCAAACTCATCTGCTACCTTCTCTTCAGCATTCCATCGAACAGGTCGTGCGCGTTCTCAAATCTTACATTATCTCTATTCCAATGGCTTCTCCACCCAAGTCATCCACGAAACGTTTGATATCAACAAAGCAGTGGCTCCGTTGGAGAAGGGTTTGATTGATTTAGTCAGACAGGTCTCTGAGCTCGAGTCGGAGGCCGATGCCATGGCTTCTCTAGAGGAGTCATCCTTTGAACTCAATCATGATTCTTTCTACTCTTTGATCTGGGGATTAAGAGTGGAGTGGAGGCTTGCCTTTCTAGCCTTCAAATGGGGAGAGAGACGAGGCTGTGATGATCAGAAAGCTTGCGACTTGATGATATGGGTGTTGGGTAATCACCAAAAGTTCAACATAGCTTGGTGTCTGATCCGTGACATGTTTCATGTCTCCAGGGATACTAGAAAGGCCATGTTTCTCATGATGGACAGGTTAGTCTAGTCcccttttgttttatttgtgaTCAAATGTTCAAGAAATTGTTAGGTGTAACTTTATAGAGTACTAGCAGTTAAGCAGATTATTTGAGGTTTAGGCATGAAcaaattatctatttatttttatatacgtTTATATTCACATtagatttaattataaaattattttgatgaaatattaaaattacgcacacaaaaaaaataaactagacaactttgtatattttttttttaaaaaaatattacttatttaCGGTAATTTAGATTGAATTAGACCAgatttaatcaaattaaaatagttaaatcgATTTGTGTTGTATAAATTGGATTTTAAAGACGCTTAGACGCTTCGAAGAGCTGAGTTTTTAGAACATTGGTTGTGTGTGATATAGAAAGGTACTGAACTGGCATTGATGTAGGTATGCTGCTGCTAACGATACAAGCCAAGCTATTCGTACATTCGATATCATGGATAAGTTTAAACACATTCCTGACGATGAAGCGTTTCAAGGGCTGCTATACGCCTTGTGTAGACATGGGCACATTGAAAAAGCCGAGGAGTTCATGCTCGCTAGCAAGAAGCTCTTTCCCTTGGACGTCCAAGGATTCAACGTGATTCTTAACGGCTGGTGTAACGTTTGGACTGATGTGACTGAAGCGAAGAGGGTTTGGCGAGAGATGGGGAATTACTGTATAACCCCTAACGAGGACTCTTACGGTCACATGATCTCTTGCTTTTCTAAAGCTGGAAACCTTTTTGATTCTCTCAGGCTGTACGATGAGATGAAGAAACGAGGGTTTGTTCCCGGGGTTGAGGTTTATAACTCTTTGGTTTACGTGTTGACTTGTGAGAGTTGCTTTGGTGAAGCTGTGAAGCTtgtggagaagatgaaggaggaAGGGTTGAAGCCGGATACAGACACTTACAATGCGATGATAAGGCCTCTTTGTGAGGTGGGGAAGGTTGAGGAAGCTAGGGATGTGTTGGCGACCATGATAAGCGAGAAGCTAAGTCCAACGGTTGATACGTTTCATGCGTTCCTCGAAGGTGTGAATTACGATCAAACGTTAGAGGTTTTAGGACAGATGAAGACTTCTTGTTTAGGTCCTAAGGAAGATACATTTCTCCTCATTCTTGGGAGGTTATTCAAGGAGAAGCAACCGGGGGATGCTTTGAAGATCTGGGCGGAGATGGGTCGTTTTGAGATAGCGGCAACTCCTGCTCTTTACTTGGCTATAGTAGAAGGGCTTTTGAGATGTGGGTGGATGGAGAAGGCCAGAGAGAAATACTTAGATATGGAAGCAAAGGGATTCCCAGGTAATCCTAAGCTCCAGAAACTTCTTGAGGAGCAAAAGGTGAAGGGGGTAAGAAAAAGCAAGAGGAAAGATCTTCAAAAAGTTGGTTCTCGAGGAGGCTATAGAGGTCAACGATCAGTATGCAAAAAGGAATCTGATAGGGGTAAGACTTGACGATTGTGATGAAATTATCACTCAAGTAAACTTGATTCTCAGGCCTCAGGGTCTCAACTCATCAAGAGCTGTGATGCATGCAATCTGTGTTCCATTTGGTTTCGTATGCTTTCTCTGCATCCGTTGTGCAGTTTTCTAGGTAATCTCTTTTCCCGATTACCATATTTTTGATCGTACCTTTGCTTAGCCTGATAATATCAATGAAACTGCAGGGCTAAACAGTCGCAAGCAATGCTAATTCAGGAATCTCTTTCCGGTTTACATGAAAGACGTTAGAAACTATATTGATTCTTGATTGTTATTGGCACTACACGTCCATTCATCTTCAACTACAGGAAATTTGAGTTCGATGTGTTATTATGATATGAACCAGACCACTCTAACAGGCAAATGCTGAGCTCGCTTTGTTTTGAAAGCTAGATCTTTAGGACTCTCTCACTGTCCAGCTTTGTCGTTTTCTGTGttcttttgtctttgttttgtttagtttatataaCTCATCTAGTCATCTGTCTCATTTAGGTTCTCATGAACCATGGTCCAGCTTTGTCGTTTTCTGTGTTCTTTTGTCcttgttttgtttataaaacTCATATGTGTCATTTAGGTTCTCATGAACCATGATGATTGATATGACCTCATTTACTTACTCGTGATTTCATGAACCATGTTGATTGATATGGCCCTTGGATTCTTTTTTAAATGTTGCAAATTTGCATGCCACATTTCAAGTCACCATCATTCTCCTCCATAAAGAAAAGTTATGGGACCCTTTGATTTATGACTAGTTTACTTTAGTTGCAGCTGGCAAGCTAAATATCTATTGCTTAGttgcttttttaatttttcttgcTTGGTTATCATTGAGAGTATGCATGCACTTTGGGGGGTTTTAGGCATTTCATTCAATACTGCAATTGAGAAATGTCCTAATTAGAAACTGCAGCTGAACTATGATTTTGATATACATTCTTCTGCGTTTTGATGGAGTTTACAAACATTACAACATAGCACAATTCTCAATAGAACCCTCTTTTTAAGTTACACTCAAACAATTTTCAGAAAGGAAACACCAACATAAAAATCAGAACTAATAATACTCTGCAATGCTCTCTCTGTTTTAGCTTCTCCGCTTTGATCTACTGCCATAAATTTTTGCAGGAGGCGATGGCGAAAACTCGAAAGCAGCTGCTGAAATCTCCATTTCACCTCTCAAGATCCTCACAACTTCACTAATATCAGGCCTTAACTCAGGCGCTTTCTGCAGACAAGCCAAAGCCAAGTTAATGCACAGTCCTGCTTCTTCCTTGTTATACAAATCCTTCAATCTCTCGTCCACCAGCTCAAGAACGTTCCCTGACTGAGCCAACTGCCTACACCAGCTCACCAAGTTGGCTTTCTCAAGCTTCATCGGCGATGCAAGGACGTGCAAAGGCCTCCTACCTGAGATGATCACTAGAATCAGTACTCCGAAGCTGTAGATATCTCCTTTCTCCATCAAGTAACAGCAACCTCCTCCTCCGTACTCTGGCGCTATGTAACACAATGTCCCTCTCATGCTCGTAGTGCTGCTTAGCTCTCTGCTGAACAAGTCTCCACTCCACATCTCGCTCCCTATTgatttgttcttcttcttgttcttgttgttgctgctgctgctgcttttcCTTCTCCATCCTCTTCTGAAGCTGAACTCTCCAGCAGCtgcttctcctccttctcctcggTCTTCCACGGTGTTTTCGCCTTTACCGTGGAAGCAGTAACGAAAATGTGGGACTCTTAGACGGTTCTTGAACTTGACTCTCAAGACTCTGATCTTGTTTTTGTTGTTATGTTCTTCCTCTTTCCACCATTCCTCCATGTTCCTATGCTTTTTCGATTTTTTGTGTGTCTCTTCCTCTGCAAACTTCTCTTGCAGAGTATCAAACCTAGATTCATTCAGACCAGACTCTGCTTTATCTACTGTCCTAGTAGAAACTCCCAGCTCAGGAGTAGTGCTAATGGTGATCTTCTTCTCATCATTATCCCAATCCGGATTCTCCTCGGTGTTGTTGTGAATCTGACTCCCTATCCATTCCCTGACGTAATCTTTACTACACAACTCACCACTTCCCTCTTGCTTCCACCACCAATCTCTCCCCCATTGCTTCCCCAAATCAAGAACCGAGTTAGGACTCACATTCATCTCCTCATTCTCCTCAACCTCTTTTCCTCTCCCCTCGCCTTCCTCCATAGCTAAGTTCATCGCCTTGATGTTACGGCTCGTCCTGCTGTTCTTGGAAGACGAGGAAGCTTGCAGAGCAAGAGAGAAATCAACAACCTCATGATGATGCGTTGGAGTACCAACGCCTGTCTGAGGAGTGCTCTCAGAAAGCTCTTGACTGAACAGATCAACACCAACCCCATAACCTCCTTCCTCCTCCACTTTCACTCTAGACAAACCAAAGTCCGAGATCTTTGCCCTAAACTCACAATCAAGAAGGACATTACTCGGCTTAATATCTCCATGAATCACCGGTGGGTCACACCCGAAATGCATAAACTCGAGCGCTTTCGCAACGTCGAGAACGATACTAAACCTCCTCTCCCAGCTCAAGCACGAGCCACCACCATCTTCATTAAAAAGAAGCTCTTGGAGACTCTTGTTGGGCATATACTCGTAAACCAAGAACCTGTGGTGGTGGTGATCCTTCTCGTCGAAGCAGTAGCCCAAAAGGGTCACGAGAAAAGACGATTTTAGCCCTCCCAGGATCTGCAGCTCGTTCTGAAACTCGGCCTCTGACTGGAGAGAGAGGCTGTCGAGTCTCTTCACCGCGAAGAGCTTCCCGTCTCTCGTGATGCCTCTGAAGACTGTCCCCGAGCCGCCCTTGCCGATCACGTTGGCTTCGTCGAAGTCGTTGGTCGCTAGCTTGAGCTCTTTGTAAGAGAAGAGCTGGAGCTTTGACGACGGTGACGACGAGGAGGAGGCGTCGGCGGCGACGTCGAAGAAAGGGATGGTTCTTGAGCAGCGGTTGAGGAGAGATGACCAGAGGTGGTAGATGAAGTAGATGAGTGCGAAGAAGATGAGGAGAGAGGATGAGACTGTGAGGATCAAGAAGAGAGCTCTTGTTCTGTTGTTGTTGAATGGTTTTGGTCGGAGGATTGGGTTTTGTCTTGAaggcatctctctctctctctctctcttctctgtttctttgCAATTTGATTCTGAACATTCGGTTATCTCTGCTGAATCTAGTCGTTGAAAATGTCTCTAGACttgttttctttattaatttctttattatttatacagtttactttttttaaaaaataaaacggtatattttaagtttttttttcttataaagattATATAATGAGAAAATCGAGGTTCAAACTGCGTAATAATTACTTTTAGGAGAAAGGGTTAAACAATAGTGGAAGGATTTGACAAAAATATAAGAAGACAGAAAAAGTTGtactttaataaaaaaaaaagttaggaaATGATAATGTTGTTTTTAAATGATGATTGTTACTTGCTTTTGGGGTAGTGGATTATATAGTGATGTTTAAGATTGGactttaatttgttaatttgtattttttttgtcctGGTCATTTTATCTGCTAGATTAGATTGGGATTATATTTGTTTGCTAAagaaaaagttttaaattatattttggataAGTAAGAGAAGAGATTAATTTGTTAGTTAACGAGATTCAAGCAACGAAAAAAAAGTTGTTAACGAGTTCAGAGGCGAAGTGTTCAAGATCCGCTTTGACTGCTTTGAAAGCTAT contains these protein-coding regions:
- the LOC108842632 gene encoding putative receptor-like protein kinase At1g80870 — translated: MPSRQNPILRPKPFNNNRTRALFLILTVSSSLLIFFALIYFIYHLWSSLLNRCSRTIPFFDVAADASSSSSPSSKLQLFSYKELKLATNDFDEANVIGKGGSGTVFRGITRDGKLFAVKRLDSLSLQSEAEFQNELQILGGLKSSFLVTLLGYCFDEKDHHHHRFLVYEYMPNKSLQELLFNEDGGGSCLSWERRFSIVLDVAKALEFMHFGCDPPVIHGDIKPSNVLLDCEFRAKISDFGLSRVKVEEEGGYGVGVDLFSQELSESTPQTGVGTPTHHHEVVDFSLALQASSSSKNSRTSRNIKAMNLAMEEGEGRGKEVEENEEMNVSPNSVLDLGKQWGRDWWWKQEGSGELCSKDYVREWIGSQIHNNTEENPDWDNDEKKITISTTPELGVSTRTVDKAESGLNESRFDTLQEKFAEEETHKKSKKHRNMEEWWKEEEHNNKNKIRVLRVKFKNRLRVPHFRYCFHGKGENTVEDRGEGGEAAAGEFSFRRGWRRKSSSSSNNKNKKKNKSIGSEMWSGDLFSRELSSTTSMRGTLCYIAPEYGGGGCCYLMEKGDIYSFGVLILVIISGRRPLHVLASPMKLEKANLVSWCRQLAQSGNVLELVDERLKDLYNKEEAGLCINLALACLQKAPELRPDISEVVRILRGEMEISAAAFEFSPSPPAKIYGSRSKRRS
- the LOC108819595 gene encoding magnesium transporter MRS2-10 encodes the protein MSDLKERLLPPRPASAINLRGDTAAASRPSASGRQPLLGVVDVTGLKKRGQGLKSWIRVDTFANTQVIEVDKFSMMRRCDLPARDLRLLDPLFVYPSTILGRERAIVVNLEQIRCIITADEVLLLNSLDSYVLRYVVELQQRLKASAVGEVWSQDSNELVRRRNRDSNNNVLFQNSSPDYLPFEFRALEIALEAACTFLDSQASELEIEAYPLLDELTSKISTLNLERVRRLKSRLVALTRRVQKVRDEIEQLMDDDGDMAEMYLTEKKKRMEGSLYGDQSLPNDGLSFSAPVSPVSSPPSSRRLEKSLSIARSRHDSAKSSSESATENIEELEMLLEAYFVVIDSTLNKLTSLKEYIDDTEDFINIQLDNVRNQLIQFELLLTTATFVVAIFGVVAGVFGMNFEIDFFEQPGAFKWVLAITGVCGVLVFLAFLWFYKRRRLMPL
- the LOC108842633 gene encoding pentatricopeptide repeat-containing protein At1g80880, mitochondrial, coding for MAAIVAIARKLTRTPQLWIVQRAASRSFSNSSATFSSAFHRTGRARSQILHYLYSNGFSTQVIHETFDINKAVAPLEKGLIDLVRQVSELESEADAMASLEESSFELNHDSFYSLIWGLRVEWRLAFLAFKWGERRGCDDQKACDLMIWVLGNHQKFNIAWCLIRDMFHVSRDTRKAMFLMMDRYAAANDTSQAIRTFDIMDKFKHIPDDEAFQGLLYALCRHGHIEKAEEFMLASKKLFPLDVQGFNVILNGWCNVWTDVTEAKRVWREMGNYCITPNEDSYGHMISCFSKAGNLFDSLRLYDEMKKRGFVPGVEVYNSLVYVLTCESCFGEAVKLVEKMKEEGLKPDTDTYNAMIRPLCEVGKVEEARDVLATMISEKLSPTVDTFHAFLEGVNYDQTLEVLGQMKTSCLGPKEDTFLLILGRLFKEKQPGDALKIWAEMGRFEIAATPALYLAIVEGLLRCGWMEKAREKYLDMEAKGFPGNPKLQKLLEEQKVKGVRKSKRKDLQKVGSRGGYRGQRSVCKKESDRGKT